Proteins from a genomic interval of Streptomyces sp. NBC_00820:
- a CDS encoding endo alpha-1,4 polygalactosaminidase yields the protein MPHKGVPRVGGPGTTAGAALLGLALAAATLSGCESGGTGRTTSPKPVSVRLPPRHAGFDYQIGGSYPPPSGVRIVSRDRSDSPAPGLYNICYVNAFQAQPQERSSWAADLLLRDSRGRVVVDEDWDEALLDLRTPAKRERVARRVGGWTDGCADKGFDAVEPDNYDSYTRSHGLLTAADATAFMRLLSRHAHARHLAVAQKNTAELAGQRGRTGLDFAVAEECGQYDECEVYAKAFDDRVVDIEYTAGGLRKALARWGARLSIVRRDVKVSRPGSAGYVREAG from the coding sequence GTGCCCCACAAGGGTGTTCCCCGCGTCGGAGGTCCCGGGACGACCGCCGGCGCCGCACTGCTCGGCCTCGCCCTCGCGGCGGCCACGCTGAGCGGCTGCGAGTCCGGCGGTACCGGGCGGACCACGTCACCGAAGCCGGTCTCGGTGCGCCTGCCCCCGAGGCACGCCGGCTTCGACTACCAGATCGGCGGCAGTTACCCCCCGCCTTCCGGGGTGCGGATCGTCAGCCGCGACCGGTCCGACTCCCCCGCGCCCGGCCTCTACAACATCTGCTACGTCAACGCCTTCCAGGCCCAGCCCCAGGAACGCTCCTCCTGGGCCGCCGACCTGCTGCTGCGCGACTCCCGCGGCCGGGTCGTCGTCGACGAGGACTGGGACGAGGCCCTGCTCGACCTCCGCACCCCGGCCAAGCGCGAGCGGGTGGCCCGGCGGGTCGGGGGATGGACCGACGGCTGCGCGGACAAGGGCTTCGACGCCGTCGAGCCCGACAACTACGACAGCTACACCCGCTCCCACGGCCTGCTCACCGCCGCCGACGCGACCGCGTTCATGCGTCTGCTCTCCCGCCACGCGCACGCCCGGCACCTGGCCGTCGCCCAGAAGAACACCGCGGAACTGGCCGGGCAACGGGGGCGGACGGGGCTGGACTTCGCGGTGGCCGAGGAGTGCGGGCAGTACGACGAGTGCGAGGTCTACGCCAAGGCCTTCGACGACCGCGTGGTGGACATCGAGTACACCGCCGGCGGACTGCGCAAGGCTCTCGCCCGCTGGGGCGCCCGCCTGAGCATCGTCCGCCGTGACGTGAAGGTCTCCCGGCCGGGCAGCGCGGGATATGTCCGGGAAGCCGGATGA
- a CDS encoding glycosyltransferase family 2 protein, whose protein sequence is MIMPGPTVSVIIAAYNAMPYLTNCIASVAEQTIGQDRLEVIVVNDGSTDGTPAELERLAALHPKLLRVFHQANSGGPSAPRNAGLDHATGEFVFFLDSDDHLGPEALERMVRMAEENGTDVVLGKMVGVGGRGAPKSMFKRNQPRTDVFASRVYWTLNPMKLFRRDLLERLQLRFPTDLAIGEDQLFVGAAYLNASGISVVADYDCLYWVRREDEGNITQRLKGSERRLRFLPRMVDLILDNVPPGPGRDHLAHRHLTVEMQHILNHLSYEGRETQEKTLDRLAEVIEPLWHEELPEQLSAMARLRLHLVRHRLLDEVLGLIEFERELARTKAATPLLVDGGRAYARYPYLRDESLAIPDSCYDVTDQLGLRHQVTRAELLGTELHLAGHAYLHRVETEDVGTELVLRERDSKTEYRLPVTHTATPGLGATEDDGRFAYDLAGFEAVVDITTAAGGKPLGDGLWDISLAVGAQGLSKEVRIGSKRAADVSGEPETQVLTTGKGLRAVTLYATKPYGNFTLDLGEKKHRVASGLSFGKKVRWAADAPTELEFTARCTLAEYPAAELGITLSNDKGATRTYRPLTAPDKDGRFTVRVPVTDLAAGLWSGHLHLGPWRCPLPSLSALPAAKWRRLGLPWYAKPAPGKDGKPALQVSRTDLVKALTQRLG, encoded by the coding sequence ATGATCATGCCTGGCCCCACTGTGTCCGTGATTATCGCCGCGTACAATGCGATGCCCTATTTGACGAATTGCATCGCCTCCGTCGCAGAGCAGACCATCGGCCAGGACCGCCTCGAGGTCATCGTCGTCAACGACGGTTCCACCGACGGCACGCCGGCCGAGCTTGAGCGCCTGGCCGCCCTCCACCCGAAGCTGCTGCGCGTCTTCCACCAGGCCAACTCCGGTGGTCCGTCCGCGCCTCGCAACGCCGGACTCGACCACGCCACCGGGGAGTTCGTCTTCTTCCTGGACTCCGACGACCACCTCGGCCCCGAGGCCCTGGAACGCATGGTGCGGATGGCCGAGGAGAACGGCACCGACGTCGTCCTGGGCAAGATGGTGGGCGTCGGCGGGCGCGGGGCGCCCAAGTCGATGTTCAAGCGCAACCAGCCGCGCACGGACGTCTTCGCCTCCCGCGTGTACTGGACGCTCAACCCGATGAAGCTGTTCCGCCGGGACCTGCTGGAGCGTCTGCAGCTGCGCTTCCCGACGGACCTGGCCATCGGCGAGGACCAGCTCTTCGTCGGCGCGGCCTACCTGAACGCGTCCGGCATCTCCGTGGTCGCCGACTACGACTGCCTGTACTGGGTGCGGCGCGAGGACGAGGGCAACATCACCCAGCGGCTGAAGGGTTCGGAGCGCCGGCTGCGGTTCCTGCCGCGCATGGTCGACCTGATCCTGGACAACGTGCCGCCCGGCCCCGGCCGCGACCACCTGGCCCACCGTCACCTCACGGTGGAGATGCAGCACATCCTCAACCACCTCTCCTACGAGGGCCGCGAGACCCAGGAGAAGACGCTCGACCGGCTCGCCGAGGTCATCGAACCGCTCTGGCACGAGGAACTGCCCGAGCAGCTCTCGGCCATGGCGCGGCTCCGGCTGCACCTGGTGCGCCACCGCCTGCTCGACGAGGTGCTGGGCCTCATCGAGTTCGAGAGGGAACTGGCCCGGACCAAGGCGGCCACCCCCCTCCTCGTCGACGGGGGCCGCGCGTACGCCCGTTACCCCTACCTGCGCGACGAGTCCCTCGCGATCCCCGACTCCTGCTACGACGTCACCGATCAGCTCGGCCTGCGCCACCAGGTCACCCGGGCCGAACTCCTCGGCACCGAGCTGCACTTGGCCGGCCACGCCTACCTCCACCGGGTGGAGACCGAGGACGTCGGCACCGAACTCGTCCTGCGCGAGCGCGACAGCAAGACCGAGTACCGCCTGCCGGTCACGCACACCGCCACGCCCGGACTCGGAGCCACGGAGGACGACGGGCGGTTCGCCTACGACCTCGCCGGTTTCGAGGCCGTCGTCGACATCACCACGGCGGCCGGCGGAAAGCCGCTCGGCGACGGACTCTGGGACATCTCCCTCGCCGTCGGCGCCCAGGGCCTGTCCAAGGAGGTCCGGATCGGCAGCAAGCGCGCCGCCGACGTCTCCGGCGAGCCCGAGACGCAGGTGCTCACCACCGGCAAGGGCCTGCGCGCCGTCACCCTCTACGCCACCAAGCCGTACGGCAACTTCACGCTCGACCTCGGTGAGAAGAAGCACCGGGTGGCGTCCGGGCTGAGCTTCGGCAAGAAGGTCCGCTGGGCCGCCGACGCGCCCACCGAGCTGGAGTTCACCGCGCGCTGCACCCTGGCCGAGTACCCCGCGGCCGAGCTCGGGATCACCCTGTCCAACGACAAGGGCGCCACCCGTACGTACCGGCCGCTCACCGCGCCGGACAAGGACGGACGCTTCACCGTGCGTGTCCCCGTCACCGACCTGGCCGCAGGTCTGTGGAGCGGACACCTCCACCTCGGGCCCTGGCGCTGCCCCCTGCCGTCCCTCTCCGCGCTTCCGGCGGCGAAGTGGCGCCGACTCGGACTGCCCTGGTACGCGAAGCCGGCTCCCGGCAAGGACGGGAAGCCCGCCCTGCAGGTGTCCAGGACCGACCTCGTCAAGGCGCTGACCCAGCGCCTGGGCTGA
- a CDS encoding RICIN domain-containing protein has product MNDAGPSNSPASGSPFDASDQELSAALKKWTGTTPALHQVGELLDRHWEAAFAYARLCTDGPRAAGILTTAAFTRLFGESIRQAGPSAAWRPHLLVTVRRVAAEWDGEGGDGRRELLHPALRTAPGSAERASARLLPPPGRRLLSRAFQCLPQSSRAVLWHVEAEVDPLSVPAALLGLEEEDIRIELRRARERLREECLQTHRELAPDTECRRYLRMLDVTFRRGALDIDPDLRQHLSGCRHCRSTADQLAQFHNGLGLALAEAVLGWGAQAYRESRAARADDTAGGERAAEGALYGDIPGAGTFRPAAAPAERAGGATIPQAPPAAPYWAEAAFPGAEAAPPAAHVRPASTARAGSVGPARSPRSTHRAVRRARRRNLGLAVATVSGLVALPLVLWSAFGSDEQSPAPGATSATATGAESVAPGPSWAGTRGTAQGALHGRLRNLASGLCAGVAGNKAVQGAETELSRCSSAPGQQWTYETDGLLRNTSAPGLCLDSHLGYSVRLAPCSATGKAARNIRYDFTLQGALVPRWDQDLTLTPAATDGSGALVLKNRSGTSAERWTVDTAKPELQMENVNWDTVTTPAPPRSSPTPPAPRTSAGTSPAATPTPAGSGGTPSGDPTTDVCSAHPDYCDRGEGGYDGGGYGGGYGDGGYGDGGYDGGGYGGGGHGGGRHR; this is encoded by the coding sequence GTGAATGACGCAGGCCCGTCGAATTCCCCCGCTTCCGGCAGCCCGTTCGACGCCTCCGACCAGGAGCTGAGCGCCGCGCTGAAGAAGTGGACGGGAACGACTCCCGCGCTCCATCAGGTCGGGGAACTCCTGGACCGGCACTGGGAAGCGGCCTTCGCCTACGCCCGGCTGTGCACCGACGGACCGCGCGCCGCCGGCATCCTCACCACCGCCGCGTTCACCCGCCTCTTCGGGGAGTCCATCAGACAGGCGGGCCCCTCGGCCGCCTGGCGCCCCCACCTCCTGGTCACCGTCCGCCGCGTCGCCGCCGAGTGGGACGGCGAAGGCGGCGACGGCCGCCGCGAACTCCTGCACCCCGCGCTGCGGACCGCCCCCGGCAGCGCCGAGCGCGCGTCGGCCCGGCTGCTTCCGCCGCCCGGCCGGAGGCTGCTGTCCCGTGCCTTCCAGTGCCTGCCCCAGTCCTCCCGCGCCGTGCTCTGGCACGTCGAGGCCGAGGTCGACCCCCTCTCCGTCCCCGCCGCGCTGCTGGGCCTGGAGGAGGAGGACATCCGGATCGAACTCCGCCGCGCCCGCGAGCGGTTGCGCGAGGAGTGCCTCCAGACCCACCGCGAACTCGCACCCGACACCGAGTGCCGGCGCTATCTGCGGATGCTGGACGTCACCTTCCGGCGCGGCGCCCTCGACATCGACCCGGACCTGCGGCAGCACCTGTCCGGCTGCCGGCACTGCCGCTCGACCGCCGACCAACTGGCCCAGTTCCACAACGGGCTCGGCCTCGCCCTCGCCGAAGCCGTCCTCGGCTGGGGCGCCCAGGCGTACCGGGAGTCCCGGGCGGCGCGGGCCGACGACACCGCGGGCGGGGAACGCGCGGCGGAGGGAGCCCTGTACGGGGACATCCCGGGCGCCGGTACCTTCCGGCCCGCCGCCGCGCCCGCCGAGCGGGCCGGAGGTGCCACTATCCCGCAGGCGCCTCCGGCAGCGCCCTACTGGGCGGAAGCGGCCTTCCCCGGGGCCGAAGCTGCCCCACCCGCCGCCCACGTCCGGCCCGCCTCCACGGCCCGCGCCGGCTCCGTCGGACCCGCCCGCTCACCCCGCTCCACCCACCGCGCCGTGCGGCGGGCCCGGCGCCGTAACCTCGGGCTGGCGGTCGCCACCGTCAGCGGTCTCGTCGCCCTGCCCCTGGTCCTGTGGTCGGCGTTCGGCTCCGACGAGCAGTCACCCGCGCCCGGCGCCACGTCCGCCACCGCGACGGGCGCGGAGTCCGTGGCACCGGGCCCGTCCTGGGCCGGGACGCGCGGCACCGCGCAGGGCGCCCTGCACGGCCGGCTGCGCAATCTCGCCTCGGGGCTGTGTGCCGGGGTGGCCGGGAACAAGGCCGTCCAGGGCGCGGAGACCGAACTGTCGCGCTGCTCATCGGCGCCGGGCCAGCAGTGGACGTACGAGACCGACGGGCTGCTGCGCAACACCTCCGCGCCCGGCCTCTGCCTGGACTCCCACCTCGGCTACTCGGTCCGGCTCGCCCCCTGTTCGGCCACCGGGAAGGCCGCCAGGAACATCCGGTACGACTTCACGCTCCAGGGCGCCCTCGTGCCCCGCTGGGACCAGGACCTCACCCTCACCCCGGCCGCCACGGACGGGTCCGGCGCGCTGGTCCTCAAGAACCGCTCGGGCACCTCCGCCGAACGCTGGACCGTCGACACCGCCAAGCCCGAGCTCCAGATGGAGAACGTCAACTGGGACACGGTCACCACCCCTGCCCCGCCCCGTTCCTCGCCGACGCCTCCCGCCCCCAGGACCTCCGCGGGCACGTCACCCGCCGCCACCCCCACCCCGGCCGGCTCCGGCGGCACGCCGTCGGGCGACCCCACCACCGACGTCTGCTCCGCCCACCCGGACTACTGCGACCGGGGCGAGGGCGGATACGACGGCGGAGGCTACGGCGGGGGTTACGGAGACGGGGGTTACGGAGACGGGGGTTACGACGGCGGAGGTTACGGCGGCGGGGGCCACGGCGGAGGCCGCCACCGCTGA
- a CDS encoding RNA polymerase sigma factor yields the protein MQDEATAEDLARRAAAGDRAALDRLLAELRPEVLRRCGRFLPCWEDAEEAAQDALLQVARHISSFEGRSRFSTWLYTVVANCCRQKYRELKRRAAEQPAAIEPAAHVDPRTTSVIAGSRVDLLEALDRLEREHPHLVAPLVYRDICQLEYAEVAERVGIPLGTLKSRLHEARRQVRPWLRGY from the coding sequence GTGCAGGACGAGGCGACGGCCGAGGACCTCGCCCGGCGGGCCGCCGCGGGTGACCGGGCGGCACTGGACCGGCTGCTGGCCGAGCTGCGGCCGGAGGTGCTGCGCCGCTGCGGGCGCTTCCTGCCGTGCTGGGAGGACGCCGAGGAGGCAGCGCAGGACGCGCTGCTCCAGGTGGCCCGGCACATCTCCTCCTTCGAGGGCCGCAGCCGCTTCAGCACCTGGCTGTACACGGTCGTCGCCAACTGCTGCCGCCAGAAGTACCGCGAGCTGAAGAGGCGGGCCGCCGAGCAGCCCGCGGCCATCGAGCCCGCCGCACACGTCGACCCGCGCACCACCAGCGTCATCGCCGGCTCCCGCGTCGACCTGCTGGAGGCGTTGGACCGGCTGGAGCGCGAGCACCCGCACCTGGTGGCGCCGCTGGTCTACCGGGACATCTGCCAGTTGGAGTACGCCGAGGTCGCCGAGCGCGTCGGCATCCCGCTCGGCACGCTCAAGTCACGTCTGCACGAGGCCCGCAGACAGGTGCGGCCCTGGCTGCGCGGCTACTGA
- a CDS encoding aldo/keto reductase: protein MQYVKLGSTGLDVSRICLGCMTYGLPDRGVHEWTLDEEASRPLIRQALDAGINFFDTANVYSDGTSEEIVGRALRDFADRDEIVLATKVNGRMRPGPNGGGLSRKAVMTEIDHSLRRLGTDYVDLYQIHRYDHATPVEETMEALHDLVKAGKVRYIGASSMYAWEFSKAQYAAELNGWTKFVSMQNHYNLLYREEEREMLPLCADQGVGVLPWSPLARGRLTRDWGTVTGRSSRDDFGSRLYQEGDRSIVEAVTRIADDRGVTRAQVALAWLLHQDTVAAPIVGAATSRHIEDAVAAVELELSDKEIEELQRPYTPRAVSGH from the coding sequence ATGCAGTACGTGAAGCTCGGTTCGACGGGCCTGGACGTCTCGCGGATCTGTCTGGGCTGCATGACCTACGGCCTGCCCGACCGCGGCGTCCACGAGTGGACGCTCGACGAGGAGGCGTCCCGGCCGCTCATCCGGCAGGCGCTGGACGCGGGCATCAACTTCTTCGACACCGCCAACGTGTACTCCGACGGCACCAGCGAGGAGATCGTCGGCAGGGCCCTGCGCGATTTCGCCGACCGCGACGAGATCGTGCTCGCCACCAAGGTGAACGGCCGGATGCGCCCCGGCCCCAACGGCGGCGGTCTGTCCCGCAAGGCCGTCATGACCGAGATCGACCACAGCCTGCGCCGGCTCGGCACCGACTACGTCGACCTCTACCAGATCCACCGTTACGACCACGCCACTCCCGTCGAGGAGACGATGGAGGCGCTGCACGACCTGGTGAAGGCCGGCAAGGTGCGCTACATCGGGGCGAGTTCGATGTACGCCTGGGAGTTCTCCAAGGCGCAGTACGCGGCGGAGCTGAACGGCTGGACCAAGTTCGTCTCCATGCAGAACCACTACAACCTGCTCTACCGCGAGGAGGAGCGGGAGATGCTGCCGCTCTGCGCGGACCAGGGGGTGGGCGTGCTGCCGTGGAGCCCGCTGGCCCGCGGCCGGCTCACCCGCGACTGGGGCACCGTCACCGGGCGCAGCTCCCGCGACGACTTCGGCAGCCGCCTGTACCAGGAGGGCGACCGCTCGATCGTCGAGGCCGTCACCCGGATCGCGGACGACCGGGGTGTCACGCGCGCCCAGGTCGCCCTTGCCTGGTTGCTGCACCAGGACACCGTGGCCGCGCCGATCGTCGGCGCGGCCACGTCCCGCCACATCGAGGACGCGGTGGCCGCGGTGGAGCTGGAGCTGAGCGACAAGGAGATCGAGGAGCTGCAGCGGCCGTACACCCCGCGCGCCGTCAGCGGCCACTGA
- a CDS encoding serine/threonine-protein kinase: MHSLERIGRYRPQRRLGAGAFATVWLAHDDELQAPVAVKVLAENWAHRLDVRDRFLAEARLLRRAGSSRVVQVYDIGELPDGRPYFVMEYADGGTLADLPAGAALPVPQALELTAQAARSAAALHEAGIVHRDIKPTNVLLHTAPDGGRRVLLADLGLAKSLAQASALTLAAGSAGYQPPEQAEPGSGIDARADVYSLGAVGYELVTGRVPGAPGKAVPPRRLRPDLGEDAERALLRALEPDRERRWPSARAFADELDRLAADPGGRRPRRLDVVRGRIGGTTLAVAAGVVAAVTAGAVMLVLHRPAHAGPVRVTDATGRVSVEVPAGWARELRASGWDPRTLGLPRGHEPGLVVADDLAAWSDLRAAVDGVFVGSGAHGDAAARVAALAHPGCRSTASHTFTSPDWRGTVRTWTGCPDGGSITESVLHPAHGGTEPQVYVQVRRQGDDGSADDAVLRSLRVT; encoded by the coding sequence ATGCACTCCCTGGAGCGGATCGGCCGCTACCGCCCCCAACGGCGTCTGGGCGCGGGAGCCTTCGCGACGGTGTGGCTCGCCCACGACGACGAGCTGCAGGCCCCGGTGGCGGTGAAGGTACTCGCCGAGAACTGGGCCCACCGGCTCGACGTCCGGGACCGGTTCCTGGCCGAGGCCAGGCTGCTGCGCCGGGCCGGCTCCAGCCGGGTGGTGCAGGTCTACGACATCGGCGAACTCCCCGACGGAAGGCCGTACTTCGTGATGGAGTACGCCGACGGCGGCACCCTCGCCGATCTGCCCGCCGGCGCCGCGCTGCCCGTCCCGCAGGCGCTGGAGCTGACGGCGCAGGCCGCGCGGAGCGCCGCGGCGCTGCACGAGGCGGGCATCGTGCACCGCGACATCAAGCCGACCAACGTGCTGCTGCACACCGCGCCGGACGGCGGGCGGCGGGTGCTGCTGGCCGACCTGGGGCTGGCCAAGAGCCTCGCTCAGGCCTCGGCTCTGACCCTCGCCGCGGGTTCGGCGGGCTATCAGCCACCCGAGCAGGCCGAACCCGGGTCGGGCATCGACGCCCGCGCGGACGTCTACAGCCTGGGCGCGGTCGGGTACGAGCTGGTCACCGGGAGGGTGCCGGGGGCGCCGGGGAAGGCCGTACCGCCCAGGAGGCTGCGGCCGGACCTCGGCGAGGACGCGGAGCGGGCACTGCTGCGCGCCCTGGAGCCGGACCGGGAGCGGCGCTGGCCGAGCGCGCGGGCGTTCGCGGACGAGCTGGACCGGCTGGCCGCGGACCCCGGCGGCCGGCGCCCGCGGCGGCTCGACGTGGTCCGGGGCCGGATCGGCGGCACGACCCTGGCCGTGGCCGCCGGGGTGGTCGCCGCGGTGACCGCCGGGGCCGTGATGCTGGTGCTCCACCGGCCCGCGCACGCGGGCCCGGTCCGGGTGACGGACGCGACCGGCCGGGTGAGCGTCGAGGTGCCCGCGGGCTGGGCCCGCGAGCTGCGCGCCTCCGGCTGGGACCCGCGGACGCTCGGACTGCCGAGGGGGCACGAGCCGGGGCTGGTGGTCGCCGACGACCTGGCGGCCTGGTCCGATCTGCGGGCCGCGGTCGACGGCGTGTTCGTCGGGTCCGGGGCGCACGGCGACGCGGCCGCCCGGGTCGCCGCCCTCGCCCACCCCGGCTGCCGCTCCACGGCGAGCCACACCTTCACGAGCCCCGACTGGCGCGGCACCGTCCGCACCTGGACCGGCTGCCCGGACGGCGGCTCGATCACCGAATCCGTCCTCCACCCCGCACACGGCGGCACCGAGCCGCAGGTGTACGTCCAAGTGCGCCGGCAGGGTGACGACGGTTCCGCCGACGACGCCGTCCTGCGCTCACTCCGGGTCACCTGA
- a CDS encoding DUF4232 domain-containing protein, with product MANSSRPQRRAALLAGTVAVLGLLTACGDGQDVRVEPAKTATGTAAPATEATRGGSTAAKTPAATPTGAAASSSGARPSASPGGGDGSGTRPGGTSTRCHTSELRASVGGNNPGAGQENFPIVLTNKSARVCTLRGYPGAAFVNASGGQLGPDPRRSSATPVTVTLRPGQSAWAGLTFSNPEISDAKTARPASLLITPPDERDHLKVAWTAGTVPVSGNSSSVFLTVFSSGTGA from the coding sequence ATGGCGAACTCATCCCGGCCCCAGCGGCGCGCGGCCCTGCTCGCGGGCACGGTCGCCGTACTGGGCCTCCTGACCGCCTGCGGCGACGGACAGGACGTCCGCGTCGAGCCGGCGAAGACGGCGACCGGCACGGCGGCTCCCGCGACCGAGGCCACCCGGGGCGGCTCCACGGCCGCCAAGACCCCCGCCGCCACCCCGACCGGTGCGGCGGCGTCGTCCTCCGGCGCCCGGCCGTCCGCCTCCCCGGGCGGCGGCGACGGCTCCGGCACCAGGCCCGGCGGCACGAGCACCCGGTGTCACACCTCCGAGCTGCGCGCCTCGGTGGGCGGCAACAACCCGGGCGCCGGGCAGGAGAACTTCCCGATCGTGCTCACCAACAAGTCCGCCCGCGTCTGCACCCTGCGCGGCTATCCCGGCGCGGCCTTCGTCAACGCCTCCGGCGGTCAGCTCGGCCCCGACCCCAGGCGCTCCTCCGCCACGCCGGTGACGGTCACACTGCGGCCCGGACAGAGCGCCTGGGCGGGGCTGACCTTCTCCAACCCGGAGATCAGCGACGCGAAGACGGCCAGGCCGGCCTCGCTGCTGATCACCCCGCCGGACGAGCGCGACCACCTGAAGGTGGCGTGGACGGCCGGAACGGTCCCCGTCTCGGGGAACTCGTCCTCCGTGTTCCTGACCGTGTTCAGCTCCGGGACCGGCGCCTGA
- a CDS encoding toxin Doc translates to MPPVIHIDVPWLLQRHEDVLPDQPAVHDLSALVAAVARHRVDPPRLGVDSDPAWRAAALLHTLAVLRPLPAANARFACATAVAYMFASGVGIDPPHGALADLARDLMSGGADVYGAAGRLRSWQI, encoded by the coding sequence ATGCCCCCCGTCATCCACATCGACGTACCGTGGCTGCTCCAGCGTCACGAGGACGTCCTGCCCGACCAGCCCGCCGTGCACGACCTCTCCGCGCTGGTGGCCGCCGTCGCCCGGCACCGGGTCGACCCGCCCCGGCTCGGCGTGGACTCCGACCCCGCCTGGCGGGCCGCCGCCCTCCTGCACACCCTCGCCGTGCTCAGGCCGCTGCCCGCCGCCAACGCCCGTTTCGCCTGCGCCACCGCCGTGGCCTACATGTTCGCCAGCGGCGTCGGCATCGACCCGCCCCACGGCGCCCTCGCCGACCTCGCCCGCGACCTGATGTCCGGCGGGGCCGACGTGTACGGCGCGGCCGGCCGGCTTCGGTCCTGGCAGATCTGA
- a CDS encoding multicopper oxidase family protein, with the protein MHTPSRRTLLRAPIAAAGAGLLAACTEPGSHSRSGPQHAAVVEGDFVPPGPKGYVEPSGPEVRAAERRRGSGQVRMLKLTAGVSTLDLGGRQVRTWAYQDSLPGPLVRVTSGDVLSLTLANRLPATTTLHSHGIRLRCDMDGVPGLTQSEIASGADFNYRFTVPHPGTYLIHSHVGMQPDRGLYAPLIVDDPKERLAYDKEWIIVLDDWLDGVDSSTPDKVLDQLKPGMAGGMGMGMGMGPGGGRPGPGGTAGPHASHTKKATGPDRRLHNSRSRLLHSEAGSVAYPLYLANGRTPSHPTMFRCRPGDRVRIRIINAGSDTAFRVALGGHSMTVTHTDGYPVVQKQTDALLIGMAERYDVLVTAKDGVFPFVALAEGKTGQALAVMRTDKGRTVPPANVRPDELDGKLVPARRLEPHPSVALPDRHPDRELRIRVTGTMQSYDWGFDHKGYDVRQRHPIRAGERVRLTLVNATDMWHPLHLHGHTYALAGLDSAGARKDTAIVLPHRKLVVDFDADNPGLWMLHCHNQYHSEGGMMTVLGYRT; encoded by the coding sequence ATGCACACACCTTCGCGGCGTACCCTGCTCCGAGCCCCGATCGCTGCCGCCGGCGCGGGACTCCTGGCTGCCTGCACCGAACCCGGCTCCCACTCACGTTCCGGCCCGCAGCACGCGGCGGTCGTCGAGGGGGACTTTGTTCCCCCAGGGCCCAAGGGATACGTGGAGCCGTCGGGTCCGGAGGTCCGTGCGGCCGAGCGCAGACGCGGCTCCGGGCAGGTCCGCATGCTGAAGCTCACCGCGGGTGTGAGCACGCTGGACCTGGGCGGGCGGCAGGTGCGGACCTGGGCCTACCAGGACTCGCTCCCCGGGCCGCTGGTGCGCGTGACCTCAGGTGACGTCCTCAGCCTGACCCTCGCCAACCGGCTGCCGGCCACCACCACGCTCCACTCCCACGGCATTCGCCTGCGCTGCGACATGGACGGCGTGCCGGGGCTGACCCAGTCGGAGATCGCGTCCGGGGCCGACTTCAATTACCGCTTCACGGTCCCGCATCCGGGCACCTACCTGATCCACTCCCACGTCGGGATGCAGCCCGACCGCGGCCTGTACGCACCGCTCATCGTCGACGACCCCAAGGAGCGGCTCGCGTACGACAAGGAATGGATCATCGTCCTGGACGACTGGCTGGACGGCGTGGACAGCTCCACCCCCGACAAGGTGCTCGACCAGCTCAAGCCGGGCATGGCCGGCGGTATGGGCATGGGCATGGGCATGGGCCCCGGAGGCGGCCGTCCCGGCCCCGGCGGCACGGCGGGACCGCACGCGTCGCACACCAAGAAGGCGACCGGCCCGGACCGCCGGCTGCACAACTCCCGCAGCCGCCTGCTGCACTCGGAGGCGGGCAGCGTCGCCTACCCGCTCTACCTCGCCAACGGCCGCACCCCCAGCCATCCCACGATGTTCCGGTGCCGCCCCGGCGACCGCGTCCGGATCCGCATCATCAACGCCGGCTCCGACACGGCCTTCCGTGTCGCGCTCGGCGGCCACAGCATGACGGTCACGCACACCGACGGCTACCCCGTGGTGCAGAAACAGACCGACGCCCTGCTCATCGGCATGGCCGAGCGGTACGACGTCCTCGTCACCGCCAAGGACGGCGTCTTCCCCTTCGTGGCACTCGCCGAGGGCAAGACGGGGCAGGCCCTCGCGGTGATGCGCACCGACAAGGGAAGAACCGTTCCGCCTGCCAACGTGCGCCCGGACGAACTGGACGGGAAGCTCGTGCCCGCGCGCCGCCTCGAACCGCACCCCTCCGTGGCGCTCCCCGACCGCCACCCCGACCGTGAACTGCGCATCAGGGTCACCGGCACCATGCAGAGCTACGACTGGGGCTTCGACCACAAGGGGTACGACGTCCGTCAGCGCCACCCCATCCGCGCCGGTGAGCGGGTGCGGCTCACCCTCGTCAACGCCACCGACATGTGGCACCCGCTGCACCTGCACGGCCACACCTACGCACTCGCCGGCCTGGACTCCGCCGGGGCGCGCAAGGACACCGCGATCGTCCTCCCCCACCGCAAGCTGGTGGTCGACTTCGACGCCGACAACCCCGGCCTGTGGATGCTGCACTGCCACAACCAGTACCACTCGGAGGGCGGCATGATGACCGTCCTCGGCTACCGCACCTGA